A DNA window from Sporosarcina sp. ANT_H38 contains the following coding sequences:
- a CDS encoding SDR family NAD(P)-dependent oxidoreductase, whose amino-acid sequence MDLKLKGKNVLITGSSMGIGRAIALGFAEQGANILINYIGSDQEAEKVLLQAKEYGVNVVKYRADVSDSQQVRDMFLYMDNHLGTIDILVNNAGFAQNAPITELTDEQWDKMIKVHLYGNFYNCREAAKRMKEKNKGKIINISSELASLGCEEFTHYSAAKGGINAFTKSLARELAPNILVNAVAPSGTHTAILQAFGENYIVEEAAKYPLKRLAQPEEIANTVLFLASANADFYTGQILTPNGGVVMNG is encoded by the coding sequence ATGGATTTAAAGCTTAAAGGTAAAAATGTCCTCATAACGGGTTCGAGTATGGGGATAGGGAGAGCGATTGCTTTAGGATTTGCTGAACAAGGGGCAAATATTTTAATAAACTATATTGGTAGTGATCAAGAGGCGGAAAAAGTGCTTCTACAGGCGAAGGAATATGGTGTAAATGTCGTAAAGTACCGTGCGGATGTATCTGATTCTCAACAAGTGCGGGATATGTTTCTTTACATGGACAACCATCTAGGCACAATTGATATTCTTGTAAATAATGCTGGATTTGCACAGAATGCTCCTATTACAGAATTGACAGATGAGCAGTGGGACAAAATGATAAAAGTACATCTTTATGGAAACTTTTATAATTGCCGAGAAGCTGCGAAGAGAATGAAGGAAAAAAATAAAGGTAAGATTATTAATATCTCTTCAGAGTTAGCAAGTTTAGGGTGTGAAGAATTTACCCATTATTCAGCTGCAAAAGGCGGTATTAATGCATTTACGAAATCCTTGGCAAGAGAGTTGGCACCTAACATATTAGTCAATGCGGTAGCACCTAGTGGAACACATACTGCAATCCTACAAGCGTTCGGCGAAAATTATATCGTAGAAGAGGCGGCTAAATATCCTTTAAAGCGATTGGCTCAACCTGAGGAAATCGCTAATACTGTGTTATTTTTAGCTTCAGCAAATGCGGATTTTTATACAGGTCAAATACTAACTCCAAACGGTGGAGTAGTTATGAACGGATAA
- a CDS encoding sodium:solute symporter — protein sequence MNIVVFCVYLVFIYYIGYKGYKRVKTAEDLIVAGWSMPLSVVTGSLIAALLAAPFFFAAVGSGYTSGGFEGSATMGGLGTCMILGALIWTKPLRRLRGWTLADYYGLRYGSKKLGAYTGIVMAVAFGVFNAAALTVGGTYIIQQLFQIDFLPAALLFVSLTAIYSVIGGLWAVAYTEIVQGALAVAGILGITIFVLFYYPDVTFNPDWWNISELVSRGGVEFWTLYLVLALGDIPAVDLGQRVAAAKSPRVAQLSMIIAGSVIIAISWIPGMLGEAFRSIYPNSSNPETLMLTFAQGYFPPILSAIFLTAMAAMGMSTVAACYVATSGIVTKNIYLDFINPNPDPKKLLFFSRMVILASALLGLILALSAQKVIDLAYLAWDVVFVTLFWPIVLGPFWKRVSTPAVWASISVGLVYYIITSLTHVPGPKIQSDGFLGLLGELWLAPVFSGVIISGVTIIVISLLIPPTQHVLDMHEIEKNKELDYVGSKEELETLNSSKQTSI from the coding sequence ATGAATATCGTTGTATTTTGTGTGTATTTAGTTTTTATTTATTATATTGGTTATAAGGGATATAAGCGCGTTAAAACTGCTGAAGATTTAATTGTGGCGGGCTGGAGTATGCCATTATCAGTTGTAACGGGGAGTTTAATTGCCGCGTTATTAGCAGCTCCGTTCTTTTTTGCAGCTGTAGGCTCGGGTTATACAAGTGGAGGCTTTGAAGGGTCTGCAACAATGGGTGGCCTAGGTACTTGTATGATTTTAGGGGCATTAATCTGGACTAAACCTCTAAGAAGATTAAGAGGATGGACATTAGCAGACTACTATGGATTGAGATATGGTAGTAAAAAATTAGGAGCATATACGGGAATAGTGATGGCCGTAGCATTTGGGGTTTTCAATGCCGCAGCTTTAACTGTTGGGGGAACTTATATTATCCAACAACTTTTCCAAATCGATTTTCTTCCTGCCGCGCTGTTATTTGTTTCGTTAACGGCAATCTATTCCGTTATAGGTGGCTTATGGGCAGTTGCTTATACAGAAATAGTTCAAGGTGCATTAGCGGTTGCCGGAATCCTTGGGATAACGATATTTGTTTTATTCTATTATCCCGATGTTACATTTAACCCTGATTGGTGGAATATAAGCGAATTAGTTAGTAGAGGTGGAGTTGAATTCTGGACTCTCTATTTAGTTTTAGCACTTGGTGATATTCCAGCAGTGGACTTAGGTCAGCGTGTTGCTGCGGCAAAAAGTCCGCGTGTAGCACAGCTCAGTATGATTATTGCAGGTTCAGTAATCATCGCTATTAGTTGGATACCTGGAATGTTAGGGGAAGCTTTTAGATCTATTTACCCAAACAGTTCCAATCCTGAAACACTGATGCTTACGTTTGCACAAGGCTACTTCCCACCTATTTTATCTGCTATCTTTTTAACAGCGATGGCAGCTATGGGTATGTCAACTGTCGCGGCTTGTTATGTAGCAACCTCAGGGATTGTTACGAAAAACATTTATTTAGATTTCATTAATCCGAATCCTGATCCGAAAAAGTTATTATTTTTTTCCAGAATGGTGATTCTTGCGAGCGCCTTACTAGGCTTAATTCTAGCGTTAAGTGCTCAAAAAGTTATTGATTTAGCTTACCTAGCATGGGATGTTGTATTTGTTACATTGTTCTGGCCAATCGTTTTAGGCCCATTTTGGAAGCGGGTCAGTACTCCCGCAGTATGGGCAAGTATATCTGTTGGACTAGTTTATTATATTATTACGTCACTTACTCACGTTCCTGGACCAAAAATTCAATCAGATGGGTTTTTGGGCTTGTTGGGCGAATTGTGGTTAGCGCCTGTTTTCTCAGGTGTGATTATTTCTGGGGTTACAATTATCGTAATAAGTCTTTTAATCCCACCTACTCAACACGTTCTTGACATGCATGAAATCGAGAAAAATAAAGAACTTGATTACGTAGGAAGTAAAGAAGAATTAGAAACGTTGAATAGTTCGAAACAGACATCTATCTGA
- a CDS encoding methionine ABC transporter permease, which translates to MGIDGQHIMELMPDITKAFGETLYMISISLVIALVIGLPLGILLFITDKGLFLENRALNSVFGFIVNMVRSVPFIILLVALIPLTKLIVGTPIGPAAASVSLSVASIPFFARIVETSLREIDKGVIEAAIAVGATPWMIIKDVLLPEAKTSIIQGVTLTVISLVAYSAMAGVVGGGGIGDLAIRFGYYRYDNTIMVVTVVILIVLVQLIQFAGDRISKVIDKR; encoded by the coding sequence ATGGGAATTGATGGTCAACACATTATGGAGTTAATGCCTGATATTACAAAAGCATTTGGAGAAACGCTGTATATGATAAGTATTTCTCTCGTTATCGCACTTGTTATTGGGCTTCCATTAGGAATATTACTATTCATTACCGATAAAGGATTATTTTTAGAAAATCGAGCATTGAACTCAGTTTTCGGTTTTATCGTCAATATGGTCCGTTCTGTTCCATTTATTATTTTACTTGTCGCGTTAATCCCGTTGACTAAATTAATTGTAGGAACTCCGATAGGACCGGCTGCGGCTAGTGTTTCGCTATCTGTTGCATCCATTCCCTTTTTCGCAAGAATTGTGGAGACATCACTAAGAGAGATTGATAAAGGGGTCATAGAAGCTGCAATCGCTGTTGGTGCAACTCCGTGGATGATTATCAAAGATGTACTATTGCCTGAAGCAAAGACAAGCATTATTCAAGGCGTGACACTTACAGTTATTAGTTTAGTTGCCTATTCAGCTATGGCTGGTGTTGTTGGTGGTGGGGGAATCGGAGATTTAGCAATTCGATTCGGTTACTACCGTTACGACAATACAATAATGGTAGTAACTGTGGTGATATTAATCGTATTAGTACAACTGATTCAATTTGCGGGAGACCGTATTTCAAAAGTAATCGATAAAAGATGA
- the ribE gene encoding 6,7-dimethyl-8-ribityllumazine synthase: MSTIYEGHLVGTGLKVGIVVARFNEFITGKLLGGAEDALRRHGVAEDDIAVAWVPGAYEIPLIAKKMAASGKYDAVITLGTVIRGATPHFDYVCSEVAKGVAAINLQEGIPVIFGVLTTDTIEQAIERAGTKAGNKGWDAGNAAIEMANLLKQFSE; this comes from the coding sequence ATGAGTACAATTTATGAAGGACATTTAGTAGGGACAGGGCTTAAAGTTGGAATCGTTGTTGCGAGGTTTAATGAATTTATCACAGGGAAATTGCTAGGTGGAGCAGAAGATGCATTGCGTCGCCATGGCGTTGCTGAAGATGATATCGCAGTTGCTTGGGTTCCGGGTGCCTATGAAATTCCACTAATCGCGAAGAAAATGGCGGCTTCAGGTAAGTATGATGCTGTTATTACACTAGGCACTGTCATCCGCGGTGCAACTCCACACTTCGATTACGTCTGCAGTGAAGTAGCAAAAGGTGTTGCTGCTATTAATCTGCAAGAAGGCATTCCGGTCATCTTTGGTGTCTTGACGACAGATACGATTGAACAGGCGATTGAACGTGCAGGAACGAAAGCGGGCAATAAAGGATGGGATGCAGGAAACGCAGCGATTGAGATGGCGAATTTGTTGAAACAGTTTTCGGAATAA
- a CDS encoding pyridoxal phosphate-dependent aminotransferase, producing the protein MTLSNRLKNLPPHFFTSLVRNVQEALSEGRDVINLGRGNPDQPTPPHIVKALQEAVEDPATHGYSPFRGTPELKQAVADFYKREYDVHIDPKTEVAILFGTKPGLVELPLAIMNEGELLLLPDPGYPDYLSSISLANIKYDLMPLLADNDFLPDYSTLSDEQKKQAKLMYLNYPNNPTSATATLPFFEETIALAKANDIAILHDFAYGGIGFDGVKPVSFLQAEGAKDVGIELYTLSKTYNMAGWRVGFAIGNAGIIEAISLLQDHLFIDIFPAIQRAAVEALSGSQDCVDELVSLYESRRNVLISECKQIGWDVIAPTASFFAWLPVPEGYTSESFTKLLLDKADIAVAPGHAFGKHGEGYVRVGLLENEERLKEAVARIEKLALFS; encoded by the coding sequence ATGACACTATCCAATAGACTCAAGAACTTACCCCCACACTTTTTCACATCACTTGTTCGAAATGTTCAAGAAGCACTTTCTGAAGGACGAGATGTTATAAACTTGGGGCGAGGAAATCCCGATCAACCGACACCTCCACATATTGTAAAAGCACTTCAAGAGGCCGTTGAAGATCCAGCAACACATGGATACTCCCCTTTCAGAGGGACCCCCGAATTAAAACAGGCCGTTGCTGACTTTTATAAACGAGAATACGATGTTCATATTGACCCTAAAACAGAAGTGGCTATTCTATTTGGAACAAAACCTGGATTGGTCGAATTACCCCTTGCGATTATGAACGAAGGCGAATTACTCTTATTGCCGGATCCGGGCTATCCTGATTATTTATCGAGTATAAGCTTGGCGAATATTAAATATGATTTAATGCCATTACTTGCAGATAATGATTTTTTACCTGATTATTCTACTCTCTCCGATGAACAAAAAAAGCAAGCAAAATTAATGTATTTAAACTATCCAAATAACCCAACGAGCGCAACAGCCACGCTACCATTTTTCGAAGAAACGATTGCTTTGGCAAAAGCTAATGATATTGCAATTCTGCATGACTTTGCTTACGGTGGAATCGGTTTTGACGGTGTGAAACCCGTCAGTTTCCTGCAAGCAGAAGGTGCAAAAGATGTTGGAATTGAATTGTACACATTATCAAAAACGTATAATATGGCAGGTTGGCGAGTTGGTTTTGCCATCGGGAATGCAGGTATCATTGAAGCAATCAGCTTATTACAAGACCATTTATTCATAGATATATTCCCAGCAATTCAGCGCGCAGCAGTTGAGGCATTATCTGGAAGCCAGGACTGTGTTGATGAGCTTGTCTCACTTTACGAAAGCCGCCGTAATGTTTTAATTTCCGAATGTAAACAAATCGGTTGGGATGTCATCGCGCCTACTGCGTCTTTCTTCGCTTGGCTACCCGTTCCAGAAGGGTATACAAGTGAATCTTTCACAAAATTACTGTTGGACAAAGCAGACATTGCTGTAGCACCGGGTCATGCTTTCGGTAAGCATGGTGAAGGGTATGTACGTGTAGGCCTATTGGAAAATGAAGAGCGCTTAAAAGAAGCAGTTGCTCGGATTGAAAAACTCGCTCTATTTTCATGA
- a CDS encoding methionine ABC transporter ATP-binding protein: protein MIQIQNVSKVYKTKERIVTGVDNVSLDINTGEIFGIVGYSGAGKSSLIRCLNLLEKPTSGTILVDGLNLMKLRGNNLRQARLKIGMIFQHFYLISQKTVYENIAFALRAAKTPTNKISSRVTDLLEMVGLSDKRDVYPAQLSGGQKQRVGIARALANNPSVLLCDEATSALDPNTTLSILRLLKKINKELQITIVLITHEMNVVKEICDRMAIMQDGKVIEEGQVYDIFSNPQEELTKEFISSVVSFDVPTMILSKCTGRLVKVMFKGDVAGEGIISDTVQQFAIQGNFLHGSIEYIQERPLGTFLMELKGEDDEIEKAIAYMSSRAAQVEVINNGN from the coding sequence ATGATTCAAATTCAAAACGTGTCAAAAGTATACAAAACAAAAGAAAGAATCGTGACTGGTGTTGATAATGTTTCACTAGACATTAACACGGGAGAAATTTTCGGAATCGTAGGTTACTCAGGTGCAGGGAAGAGTTCTCTTATCCGTTGTCTAAATTTGTTGGAAAAACCAACGAGCGGAACGATTTTAGTAGATGGATTAAATTTGATGAAGTTACGGGGTAATAATCTCCGTCAGGCACGTTTGAAAATAGGAATGATTTTTCAACACTTTTATTTAATCAGCCAAAAGACTGTATATGAAAATATTGCATTTGCTTTACGGGCGGCAAAAACACCTACCAATAAAATTAGCAGCCGGGTAACGGACTTACTAGAAATGGTCGGCCTATCTGATAAACGGGATGTCTATCCTGCACAGTTGAGTGGTGGTCAGAAGCAGCGGGTAGGTATTGCCCGAGCACTAGCAAATAATCCTTCAGTATTACTGTGTGATGAGGCAACCTCTGCATTAGATCCGAATACGACGCTATCTATTTTAAGATTGTTGAAGAAAATCAATAAAGAATTGCAGATTACAATCGTTTTGATAACGCATGAGATGAATGTTGTTAAAGAAATCTGTGATCGTATGGCAATTATGCAAGACGGAAAAGTGATTGAAGAAGGTCAAGTATATGACATATTTTCAAATCCTCAAGAAGAATTGACGAAAGAATTTATCAGCAGTGTCGTGTCATTTGATGTGCCGACAATGATTTTGAGTAAGTGCACGGGTAGACTTGTCAAAGTCATGTTTAAAGGTGATGTTGCGGGCGAGGGAATAATCTCAGATACAGTGCAGCAATTTGCAATACAAGGTAATTTCCTACACGGCTCAATCGAATATATTCAAGAAAGACCTCTCGGTACTTTCTTGATGGAATTAAAAGGAGAGGATGACGAAATAGAAAAGGCAATTGCCTATATGTCATCACGAGCTGCTCAAGTGGAGGTAATTAACAATGGGAATTGA
- a CDS encoding amidase family protein: MDIKFNNCLKEELTINDIQAAMENGEVTSKELVMYYLHRIAKYDQDGPKINSILEINPDAIFIAEALDYERKLKGARGPLHGIPIVLKDNIETNDSMHTSAGTLALENHISSQDAFLVEKLRKAGAVLLGKANMTELANGMSNTMWAGYSARGGQVLNPYGDAELFVGGSSSGSAVAVAANFSVLSVGTETDASILSPAVTNAVVGIKPTVGLISRSGIIPFTYSQDTPGPMARTVTDASILLGALVGVDKRDPATHKCEGMLQQDYSIFLDSTGLKGAKIGVFKNASKEVYDSEEYDDVLFKNAIQTLSEAGALVNEDIEIPFFNRDWKRMVLISEMKHSLENYLSKLPSHLPVHSIAELIQFNKSNADRALKYGQNKLEEMVGLPNTLRNPEYLNAKLDDLYFSKMGIDLALKKYDLDAILFPAYIGSTICAKAGYPSIALPAGYKESGRPFGITFAGPAFSEGILIKFAYAFEQTTNHRRSPKLL, from the coding sequence ATGGACATTAAGTTTAACAATTGTTTAAAAGAAGAATTAACGATTAATGATATACAAGCAGCTATGGAAAATGGAGAAGTTACTTCAAAAGAGTTGGTTATGTATTACTTACACAGAATCGCAAAGTATGACCAAGACGGTCCGAAAATAAATTCTATTCTTGAAATAAATCCAGACGCCATTTTTATTGCTGAAGCATTAGATTATGAAAGGAAATTAAAGGGAGCTAGAGGTCCTTTGCACGGTATTCCCATTGTTCTTAAAGACAATATTGAAACGAATGATTCAATGCATACGAGTGCAGGAACACTCGCATTAGAGAATCATATTAGTAGTCAAGATGCATTCCTTGTTGAAAAGCTACGTAAAGCAGGTGCAGTTTTATTAGGCAAAGCTAACATGACAGAACTAGCTAATGGAATGTCGAATACAATGTGGGCAGGTTATAGTGCTAGAGGTGGGCAAGTATTAAATCCATATGGTGATGCTGAACTTTTTGTTGGTGGATCAAGCTCGGGCTCAGCTGTTGCAGTTGCTGCAAATTTTTCGGTATTGTCTGTTGGTACTGAAACGGATGCTTCTATTCTAAGCCCTGCAGTTACTAACGCTGTGGTAGGTATAAAACCTACAGTTGGATTGATTAGCCGTTCTGGCATAATACCTTTCACATATTCTCAAGATACGCCAGGGCCAATGGCGAGAACCGTGACGGACGCATCCATTTTATTAGGAGCTCTAGTAGGTGTTGATAAGCGCGACCCAGCTACCCATAAATGTGAAGGGATGCTTCAACAGGACTATTCGATTTTTTTGGATTCTACGGGTTTAAAAGGCGCTAAAATTGGTGTGTTCAAAAATGCTTCTAAAGAGGTTTACGATTCTGAAGAATACGATGATGTATTATTTAAAAATGCAATTCAGACCTTAAGTGAAGCAGGTGCTTTGGTCAATGAGGATATAGAAATTCCTTTTTTTAATAGGGATTGGAAAAGGATGGTACTAATATCTGAGATGAAACATAGCTTAGAAAATTATCTTTCGAAACTCCCCTCACATTTACCTGTACATTCTATAGCTGAATTGATTCAGTTTAATAAGAGTAATGCAGATAGAGCTTTGAAATACGGACAGAATAAGTTGGAAGAAATGGTGGGACTACCTAACACGTTAAGGAATCCTGAATACTTGAATGCAAAACTGGATGATCTATACTTTTCTAAGATGGGAATTGATCTTGCGTTAAAAAAGTATGACCTTGATGCAATTCTTTTCCCTGCATATATAGGCTCGACTATTTGTGCCAAAGCTGGGTATCCATCTATAGCTCTACCTGCTGGTTACAAGGAAAGTGGAAGGCCATTTGGTATAACTTTTGCTGGCCCCGCTTTTAGTGAAGGGATATTAATCAAGTTTGCTTATGCTTTTGAACAAACTACAAATCATCGAAGAAGTCCGAAGTTATTATAG
- a CDS encoding methyl-accepting chemotaxis protein, with protein MRFFKNMSLKYKLLLTVSIIVFALFAVLTTQSVTQLNSQLENDLEQELKSVGLLTAKNLDPGEVEGLLNVQGEDEQQFLEMQSTLDDIRDEQGIMFWSYIWEIEDSGVTPIGYTDNLNDAYEAGELFTDLAPVHIETAKLAIKNDQSEVTSIFVDTYGSWRTVFSPLKDEKGNTIAVLGIDYSADYIDTIIKKSVTKQIVIAVIGILILLVLLYWTIDRLLLPLKKVVLVADQVANGELKDVNLQITNDEVGQLSQSIKTMVSNLQHVILNIRNTSDHVASSANQLTINAAESYNSSTEVSREMKNIAQNAETSLIMTEETAAAMEETAGGIQQIADSANTASESSLTASLAAEQGNKVVQQVIAQMQLINTSVEQIEETINGLHANSNKISDIVNIITAIAEQTNLLALNAAIEAARAGEHGKGFAVVADEVRRLAEQSSQSAKEIFQLINMIQTDSNASVTVMEKGKEDVKVGMDYTNEVGQIFKRIVQSADEVADQIREISAASQEISASSEEVVASVNNIKKTSQQSTEFSFNVSQSTQEQLVSMQEVKEASVSLGQTAEKLQSLITNFKLESED; from the coding sequence ATGCGATTTTTCAAGAATATGTCACTAAAATATAAACTTTTACTGACAGTGTCTATCATTGTTTTCGCACTTTTTGCGGTACTAACAACACAAAGTGTTACTCAATTGAATAGTCAGTTGGAGAATGACCTTGAACAAGAATTAAAAAGTGTTGGTTTATTGACAGCCAAGAACCTCGATCCTGGGGAAGTGGAGGGATTATTGAATGTTCAAGGGGAAGATGAACAGCAATTTTTAGAAATGCAAAGTACCTTGGATGATATAAGGGATGAACAAGGTATTATGTTTTGGAGCTACATTTGGGAAATCGAGGATAGTGGTGTCACACCTATCGGCTATACAGATAACCTGAATGATGCGTATGAGGCGGGGGAATTGTTTACTGATCTTGCACCTGTCCATATAGAAACTGCTAAGCTTGCGATTAAAAATGATCAATCAGAAGTAACGAGTATTTTTGTAGACACATATGGTTCATGGCGAACCGTTTTCAGTCCCCTCAAAGATGAAAAAGGAAATACGATTGCAGTGTTAGGTATCGATTACTCTGCAGATTATATTGATACTATCATCAAAAAAAGCGTCACAAAACAGATTGTTATTGCGGTAATCGGTATTTTAATCTTACTGGTTTTGCTTTATTGGACAATTGATCGACTTCTTTTGCCGCTTAAAAAAGTAGTCCTTGTCGCAGACCAAGTGGCAAATGGAGAATTGAAAGATGTTAATCTCCAGATTACAAATGATGAGGTTGGACAACTTTCACAATCGATTAAAACGATGGTTTCAAATTTGCAACACGTCATTCTGAATATTAGAAACACATCTGACCACGTTGCTTCATCAGCCAATCAGCTAACTATAAATGCTGCAGAGTCATACAATAGTTCGACAGAGGTTTCAAGAGAGATGAAGAATATCGCTCAAAATGCTGAAACTTCCCTGATAATGACTGAAGAAACAGCTGCTGCAATGGAAGAAACAGCGGGCGGCATACAGCAGATTGCTGATTCAGCCAACACGGCTTCTGAATCATCCCTAACTGCCTCACTTGCTGCTGAACAAGGAAATAAGGTTGTCCAACAGGTGATTGCTCAAATGCAATTAATTAATACATCTGTTGAGCAGATTGAGGAAACTATTAATGGGTTACATGCTAATTCTAATAAAATCAGCGACATTGTGAACATTATTACCGCTATAGCAGAGCAAACAAATTTGTTAGCATTAAACGCTGCTATTGAAGCGGCAAGAGCTGGTGAGCATGGTAAAGGCTTTGCTGTCGTTGCAGATGAAGTAAGGAGATTAGCTGAACAATCATCTCAGTCGGCTAAAGAGATATTCCAACTAATTAATATGATTCAAACAGATTCTAACGCTTCTGTAACCGTGATGGAAAAAGGAAAAGAAGACGTAAAAGTGGGAATGGATTATACGAATGAAGTAGGTCAGATATTCAAAAGGATCGTACAATCTGCAGATGAAGTGGCGGATCAAATCCGAGAAATTTCTGCAGCCTCTCAAGAAATTTCTGCATCTTCAGAAGAGGTTGTAGCATCTGTAAATAATATCAAGAAAACGTCTCAACAATCTACCGAGTTTTCATTTAATGTCTCACAATCTACACAAGAACAATTAGTATCTATGCAGGAAGTGAAGGAAGCGTCTGTTTCTTTAGGACAGACTGCTGAGAAATTACAATCCTTAATTACAAATTTTAAATTGGAGAGTGAAGACTGA
- a CDS encoding GNAT family N-acetyltransferase translates to MEFRYYQDVQKFAEKAEPVLSKGEDVYSLFFGVLQAIKAGRYDNPFMATIEEEGQVLALFQMTPPHPLNLIFTDNNRLEECMDLLIRNLLELEIELNSIISLKPWAYLFSEKWKVNTGKTHQLMMDQGLYRLDKINETLEHSPGSWRFADTEDCPLIEKWFNLFEEDAGLPQTVGEDVKKRVASFVAEQEVFLWEHEGNVVSMMKKSRPTDHGVTVSLVFTPKKERKKGYARTMVAAGTNELLKKYDFCMLYTDLMNPTANKIYQEVGYKRIADSVQLGFSMK, encoded by the coding sequence ATGGAATTTAGATATTATCAAGATGTGCAAAAATTTGCTGAGAAAGCAGAACCGGTTCTAAGTAAAGGGGAAGACGTTTACAGCCTTTTTTTTGGTGTGTTGCAGGCAATTAAAGCAGGTCGATACGATAATCCATTTATGGCAACAATTGAAGAGGAGGGGCAGGTGCTAGCCTTATTTCAAATGACACCTCCACATCCATTGAACCTAATTTTCACGGATAACAATCGTCTGGAAGAATGTATGGATTTGTTAATAAGAAACCTATTGGAGCTTGAAATTGAATTGAATTCCATCATTAGCTTAAAACCATGGGCATACCTTTTTAGCGAGAAGTGGAAAGTGAATACAGGTAAGACTCATCAATTGATGATGGACCAAGGATTGTATAGATTGGATAAAATAAATGAAACACTCGAACATAGTCCTGGTTCCTGGCGTTTTGCAGATACGGAAGATTGTCCACTTATCGAAAAGTGGTTCAATTTGTTTGAAGAAGATGCAGGACTTCCTCAAACAGTTGGGGAAGATGTGAAAAAACGAGTTGCATCATTTGTAGCCGAACAGGAAGTGTTTTTGTGGGAGCATGAAGGCAATGTAGTTTCAATGATGAAAAAATCTCGACCGACGGATCATGGCGTAACTGTTTCCTTGGTGTTTACACCAAAGAAAGAACGAAAGAAGGGCTATGCCCGGACGATGGTAGCGGCTGGAACAAATGAACTTCTAAAAAAATATGATTTTTGTATGCTTTATACTGATCTAATGAATCCTACAGCAAATAAAATCTACCAAGAGGTTGGCTACAAGCGAATTGCAGATTCGGTACAACTTGGGTTTAGTATGAAGTGA
- a CDS encoding ASCH domain-containing protein, which translates to MTEFPEKTCSIERLVTIPADVEKVLNDQKTATRRNGVYAYPGEIMVLDGKEFTIDALYVQSLGDLTDEHAQQEGYADLEAYKQSMMSMHAHAKMPWLPAMKVWVHEYSAVEK; encoded by the coding sequence ATGACTGAATTTCCTGAAAAAACGTGTTCAATTGAACGTCTGGTGACGATACCAGCAGACGTAGAAAAAGTACTAAACGATCAGAAAACAGCTACACGCCGCAATGGTGTTTACGCGTATCCTGGAGAAATTATGGTGCTAGATGGCAAAGAGTTTACAATTGATGCACTTTACGTACAATCGCTTGGCGATTTGACAGACGAACATGCACAGCAAGAAGGCTATGCAGATTTAGAAGCTTACAAACAATCGATGATGTCAATGCATGCACATGCGAAAATGCCATGGCTTCCTGCAATGAAAGTTTGGGTGCATGAATATAGCGCAGTAGAGAAATGA